In the Isachenkonia alkalipeptolytica genome, one interval contains:
- a CDS encoding cell wall-binding repeat-containing protein, with amino-acid sequence MKNCIKGISGIIIIVFVLMNNTYAQEESPQRITGENRYETAANIAQENHEKGIDVVILARGDSIEDEPQITDALGASLLSGSLEAPILLTEKDRLPEATKKGLDALEPSKIYVIGGEAAITKESLENIDIEMERIAGKNRYETALAIAREGDTGSEKAFLVSGERGADALAVGSVAYKKGYPILLTEHDQLRKSTKEAIIELGIEEVILIGGEQVIHSKVKEELQEINGLTLRRIAGKNRADTSVEIANDFWGEAPPILVNGDTLVDAVGAAAFQRPIIFARQNHVSERVRGHINRTPGLMIAGGTGAISSGVIEAVYAKPNYERTEEKVGYVTNDQEGNVLGVQKGNHLVQIKERGNKTTEIYSFEDRIRGIHVMRNGNYIVATDKNHWDPSQPSKVYLSEDEGESFRLINEISTGSALWWSIDSDSLGNIYVGEYGNRDPENGKRVWKTEDRGKSWEIAFEAPEKDGIHIHLVAVDPYTDDVWVTYGDDYEGMYRSKDQGATWEWIREAQSTAAIFTEDSIYWGEDTYRGIITRYNREDETFEEVLRARDEGFYGGPIYDMALGENGLIYVPMLKYTYHNHNPTVWVGRGNQWDVLKEMDVKEGQGGGFYHITNPDKNGDIFTRGYRFKDLDSWD; translated from the coding sequence ATGAAAAATTGTATTAAAGGGATAAGCGGCATTATCATCATAGTATTCGTACTTATGAATAATACATATGCTCAAGAAGAGAGCCCCCAGCGTATTACTGGAGAAAACCGCTACGAAACCGCGGCGAACATCGCTCAGGAGAACCATGAAAAGGGTATAGATGTGGTAATCCTTGCCCGTGGAGACTCCATAGAGGATGAGCCTCAAATAACCGATGCCTTAGGAGCCAGCTTATTGTCAGGAAGCTTGGAGGCACCGATTTTGTTGACGGAAAAGGATCGTCTTCCCGAGGCAACGAAAAAGGGACTGGACGCGCTGGAGCCCTCGAAGATTTATGTAATCGGAGGGGAAGCGGCGATAACAAAAGAGTCTTTGGAAAATATTGATATCGAAATGGAAAGAATAGCGGGAAAAAATCGCTATGAGACAGCGCTGGCCATTGCTAGGGAGGGGGATACCGGATCTGAAAAGGCCTTTTTGGTCAGTGGTGAGCGGGGAGCCGATGCTTTAGCGGTGGGATCCGTAGCTTATAAAAAAGGGTATCCCATATTGTTAACGGAGCATGACCAGCTTAGAAAGTCAACGAAGGAGGCTATTATAGAGCTTGGAATTGAAGAGGTGATCCTGATTGGCGGAGAACAGGTGATACATAGTAAGGTGAAAGAGGAGCTTCAAGAAATAAACGGGTTAACCCTTCGGCGGATTGCCGGAAAAAACCGAGCAGATACCAGCGTTGAAATAGCCAATGATTTTTGGGGGGAAGCGCCACCGATACTGGTAAATGGTGACACCTTGGTGGATGCGGTGGGGGCCGCAGCTTTTCAGCGGCCGATCATATTTGCAAGGCAGAATCACGTTAGCGAAAGGGTGCGAGGTCACATCAATCGCACTCCCGGATTAATGATCGCCGGGGGAACGGGTGCCATATCCTCCGGAGTAATTGAAGCGGTGTATGCTAAGCCCAATTATGAAAGAACAGAGGAAAAAGTGGGGTATGTGACCAACGACCAGGAGGGAAATGTACTGGGGGTACAAAAGGGAAATCATTTGGTTCAGATAAAGGAGCGGGGAAATAAGACTACGGAGATTTACTCCTTTGAAGATCGTATTAGAGGAATACATGTGATGAGAAACGGCAACTACATTGTGGCGACGGATAAGAACCACTGGGATCCCAGTCAACCCAGTAAAGTATATCTCTCAGAGGATGAGGGAGAATCTTTCCGGCTGATTAACGAGATAAGCACGGGCAGCGCTCTGTGGTGGTCCATCGATTCCGATTCCTTAGGTAATATTTATGTGGGTGAATACGGAAATCGGGATCCGGAAAATGGAAAACGGGTGTGGAAAACCGAGGACCGAGGTAAGAGTTGGGAGATTGCTTTTGAAGCCCCGGAAAAAGACGGCATTCATATTCATCTGGTTGCGGTGGATCCTTATACCGACGATGTGTGGGTTACTTACGGTGATGACTATGAAGGGATGTACCGATCCAAAGACCAGGGCGCAACCTGGGAATGGATACGGGAAGCCCAGTCCACGGCGGCGATCTTTACTGAGGATAGTATTTATTGGGGCGAGGATACCTACCGAGGAATCATTACCCGGTATAACAGAGAAGATGAAACCTTTGAAGAAGTTTTAAGGGCAAGGGATGAAGGGTTTTATGGAGGGCCGATCTATGACATGGCCCTTGGAGAAAACGGACTGATTTATGTGCCGATGCTAAAGTATACCTACCATAATCATAATCCCACGGTATGGGTGGGACGAGGGAATCAGTGGGATGTGTTAAAAGAGATGGATGTAAAAGAGGGACAAGGGGGCGGTTTTTACCACATCACTAACCCGGATAAGAATGGAGACATCTTTACCCGGGGGTATCGATTTAAAGACCTGGATTCCTGGGATTAG
- a CDS encoding S8 family serine peptidase, which produces MKVIPRLIHIVALFFLFSIFFAVTSLSLGVEKELEEKASILVQFEASKDLTKIKEFPPSLEHSSVQELGSNTVLINYDNQQQKVALVKELEKMESVLYIEEDKVLNQQIIKETQRSTTPNDSFFHKQWGLDKVKAIEGWQKLSTMNKSAVVAVIDSGVDRWHPDLKNRVLFNGYNFYSDNNDFRDHIGHGTAVAGIIAAETDNYMGIAGVSGAYDINILPLRTSSETGQSRLSDFVKAMNYAIEQEVDVINISMGSKGYSSIENGAIQRAIDSGIVVVASAGNSGDGQFFYPASYSNVISVGSINENRLRSRFSNYNSGITVMAPGESIYSTTLGGTYGYYEGTSFSAPFVSGVAALIKAKDPGMTPDEVKTLLISTSMDLGTPGFNSFYGYGLINMEKTFGELKVEEKKDPELEDGKKIDKIVRFGGYNRYHTAGLIAKEYFGEGVDRVILARGDTINGEPQITNALIASSITGVLDVPILLTRPDVMPEDTLNAINEMNPQEVLILGDYTEVSMNIEKVLQEKYAIKRINEHSSDRVAKVIALMHSKRHNKAFIVGEDALADALSISTVASNTGIPILLAQKNRIPEATKAVIEKSAIEELYIIGGDTVISESTEKELNQLVKGGVTRIWGLNRFETSASVAKYFWEESENPVIANGVTMVDAVSASIIQSPVILVRSNRFVGSTKDYLQDFRNLIVIGGDAVVEEELLNELH; this is translated from the coding sequence ATGAAAGTGATCCCTAGACTGATTCATATCGTCGCTCTATTTTTTTTGTTTAGTATATTCTTTGCTGTTACATCGTTAAGTCTTGGTGTGGAAAAGGAACTGGAAGAAAAAGCTTCCATACTGGTCCAGTTTGAAGCAAGCAAGGATCTTACAAAGATAAAAGAATTTCCCCCCAGTCTGGAACATAGCAGTGTACAGGAATTAGGATCTAATACGGTTTTAATAAACTATGATAACCAGCAACAGAAAGTCGCCCTGGTAAAAGAACTGGAGAAAATGGAGTCGGTTTTATATATCGAAGAAGATAAAGTCCTTAATCAACAGATTATTAAGGAAACCCAACGATCAACTACACCTAATGATTCTTTCTTTCATAAACAGTGGGGTCTAGATAAGGTTAAAGCAATTGAAGGATGGCAAAAGCTTTCTACCATGAATAAGAGCGCGGTAGTAGCGGTGATTGATTCAGGGGTTGATCGGTGGCATCCGGACTTGAAAAACCGAGTTTTGTTCAATGGGTATAATTTTTACTCTGATAACAATGACTTTAGGGATCATATCGGTCATGGAACAGCAGTAGCGGGGATTATTGCGGCGGAGACCGATAATTACATGGGGATTGCAGGGGTAAGTGGGGCATATGACATAAATATTTTACCTCTGAGAACAAGTTCTGAAACCGGGCAAAGCAGGCTTTCGGACTTTGTAAAAGCTATGAACTATGCCATTGAACAAGAGGTAGATGTTATCAATATCAGTATGGGTAGCAAGGGGTATTCTTCTATTGAAAACGGGGCAATACAAAGAGCGATTGATAGCGGCATTGTTGTGGTGGCATCTGCAGGGAATTCAGGAGACGGTCAGTTTTTTTATCCTGCATCCTACTCCAACGTGATCTCTGTAGGCTCCATCAATGAGAACAGATTACGATCCCGTTTTTCCAATTATAATTCCGGCATTACAGTGATGGCTCCGGGAGAAAGCATTTACAGCACAACCTTAGGGGGTACTTATGGTTATTATGAGGGAACCTCTTTTTCCGCACCTTTTGTTTCAGGAGTTGCCGCACTGATAAAAGCAAAGGATCCTGGAATGACACCTGATGAAGTAAAAACGCTTTTGATATCCACAAGTATGGATTTAGGAACTCCAGGTTTTAACAGTTTCTATGGGTACGGACTCATTAATATGGAAAAGACGTTTGGCGAATTAAAAGTGGAAGAAAAAAAAGATCCAGAGCTTGAGGATGGAAAGAAAATCGATAAAATAGTGCGTTTTGGTGGATATAATCGTTACCATACCGCAGGATTGATAGCGAAGGAGTATTTTGGGGAGGGTGTGGATAGGGTGATTTTAGCAAGAGGAGATACCATAAACGGAGAACCCCAAATAACAAACGCATTAATTGCATCTTCCATAACCGGTGTCTTAGATGTGCCAATCCTACTTACGAGGCCTGATGTAATGCCAGAAGATACTCTGAATGCAATAAATGAAATGAATCCTCAAGAAGTATTGATATTGGGTGACTATACAGAGGTTTCTATGAATATTGAAAAGGTTTTGCAGGAGAAATACGCCATAAAAAGGATCAACGAGCACTCTTCCGATCGAGTTGCAAAAGTCATCGCCTTAATGCATTCAAAGAGACATAATAAAGCTTTTATTGTGGGTGAAGATGCTTTGGCGGATGCTTTAAGCATCAGTACGGTGGCCAGTAATACAGGGATTCCGATTCTATTAGCCCAGAAAAACCGGATTCCCGAAGCTACCAAGGCTGTAATTGAAAAATCTGCAATAGAGGAGCTTTATATTATCGGAGGAGACACTGTCATATCAGAAAGCACGGAAAAAGAACTGAATCAACTAGTCAAAGGAGGTGTAACAAGAATTTGGGGGCTGAATCGATTTGAAACAAGCGCATCCGTGGCAAAGTATTTTTGGGAGGAGAGTGAAAATCCGGTTATTGCCAACGGCGTAACTATGGTGGATGCCGTATCCGCTTCAATAATCCAGTCACCGGTAATACTGGTCAGAAGCAATCGATTTGTCGGCTCCACAAAAGATTATTTGCAGGACTTCCGAAATCTCATTGTAATAGGAGGGGATGCGGTGGTTGAAGAAGAGTTGCTTAATGAGTTGCACTAG
- a CDS encoding cell wall-binding repeat-containing protein, giving the protein MRKQKALRIILVTVFILCIVTTLSFAAEEKIKDLHSSDYELFVEQEPNNTTAQANLVDDYFNGEKKYQIRGTITNYYFDMDYFRFEVPVSGTIKADAFWSAGSNAWNRGWEDDLAISLRDSSGDIIVWSRAVGTGSSKMQRLSEEIEPGTYYIHIMQSSNYRYLYVNEAYALFVELEPSEDTEQNVAVNSVSLNKSNTTLLKGGSKTLRATISPSNATNQNVTWSSSDESVATVNSNGRVQGVGEGTATITVRTDDGGKRASADVIVEKDRVSTGNVNRLSGLNRYSTAGDIANEYFKDGVDTVILARGDHENDTPQITSALVSASLTGEMDVPILLTIRDRVPNATFDALDELRPRNILIIGDESEVSASVERELEMEYSTTRIYGRNLNETAKEIALHTGRSRDTAYVVQADALPDALAIGSVASATGNPILLTDKNTVPSATLDAINALGVEDIYIIGGTAVISDSVEEELNAVVDGSVNRVAGLNRFETSVEIGKTFWNDAEAVTIANGVSMVDAVASSILQRPLILVRHNRIVGSAQEEIKRYSSYTIIGGETVVENGLIENAIE; this is encoded by the coding sequence ATGAGGAAGCAGAAGGCCTTAAGGATTATTTTGGTAACTGTTTTTATATTGTGTATTGTCACGACTCTAAGCTTTGCCGCAGAAGAAAAAATTAAGGATTTGCATAGTTCGGATTATGAATTATTCGTAGAACAAGAACCAAACAATACAACGGCACAAGCAAACTTGGTGGATGACTATTTTAATGGGGAAAAAAAATATCAAATAAGGGGAACCATCACAAATTACTATTTTGACATGGACTATTTCCGTTTTGAGGTTCCAGTCAGCGGTACAATCAAGGCAGACGCTTTTTGGAGCGCTGGGAGCAATGCTTGGAATCGTGGATGGGAGGATGATCTGGCTATTAGCTTAAGAGATAGTTCCGGTGATATAATTGTGTGGTCGAGGGCTGTGGGTACTGGTTCAAGCAAAATGCAACGTTTATCTGAAGAGATAGAACCGGGTACTTATTATATTCATATTATGCAATCCTCGAATTATAGATACCTATATGTAAATGAAGCATACGCATTGTTTGTGGAACTGGAACCTTCGGAAGATACAGAGCAGAATGTAGCGGTTAATTCTGTTTCTTTAAATAAAAGCAATACAACTCTGCTTAAAGGGGGAAGTAAAACTTTGAGGGCGACCATAAGTCCTAGTAATGCCACCAATCAAAATGTAACCTGGTCAAGTTCCGATGAATCCGTGGCAACGGTTAATTCCAATGGAAGGGTGCAAGGCGTAGGGGAAGGAACGGCTACAATTACAGTCCGAACCGATGACGGAGGGAAACGAGCATCCGCCGATGTAATCGTCGAGAAAGATAGGGTAAGCACAGGGAATGTAAATCGACTTTCTGGCTTGAACAGGTACAGCACAGCAGGCGATATAGCCAATGAATATTTCAAAGATGGTGTGGACACCGTAATTTTAGCAAGGGGAGATCATGAAAATGATACCCCTCAAATCACAAGCGCACTGGTATCCGCCTCCCTTACAGGAGAGATGGATGTGCCGATTTTGTTAACGATCCGGGATAGGGTGCCCAACGCTACCTTTGACGCCTTAGATGAATTAAGGCCGAGGAATATTTTGATTATCGGAGATGAAAGTGAAGTTTCCGCATCGGTGGAAAGAGAGTTAGAAATGGAATACAGTACCACAAGGATTTATGGAAGGAACTTAAATGAAACGGCCAAGGAAATAGCCCTGCATACCGGTCGAAGCAGAGATACCGCCTATGTTGTTCAAGCCGATGCTCTGCCTGATGCTCTGGCCATAGGATCGGTGGCTAGTGCCACAGGAAATCCAATTTTATTAACGGATAAAAACACCGTTCCTTCGGCAACCCTGGACGCCATCAATGCCTTAGGGGTTGAGGATATATACATTATTGGAGGCACCGCGGTGATCAGTGATTCGGTTGAAGAAGAACTGAATGCTGTGGTTGATGGATCCGTAAATAGAGTGGCAGGATTAAACCGATTTGAAACCAGTGTGGAAATCGGAAAAACCTTTTGGAATGATGCAGAAGCGGTAACTATTGCCAATGGGGTTTCCATGGTGGACGCAGTAGCCTCCTCGATTTTACAAAGACCGTTGATCCTTGTAAGACATAACCGGATCGTAGGGTCCGCCCAGGAAGAAATTAAGAGATATAGTTCATATACCATTATTGGAGGAGAAACCGTAGTGGAAAATGGATTAATTGAAAATGCCATAGAATGA
- a CDS encoding glucosaminidase domain-containing protein, with amino-acid sequence MDTQKDLPEYFQYQSVDREGLQKCLASRDSLLKKEPYFSTIIKTSKKNGLNPLLLFAIAGHEQAFVPRSHPEAKVIANNPFNVFQSWQIYNTDIQNATEVACRTIITLSKDRPVFMNPFIWLNGRYAEDPNWWRGVEALFNRLMETQNELIPPV; translated from the coding sequence ATGGATACACAAAAGGACTTGCCCGAGTATTTTCAGTATCAATCCGTGGATCGGGAAGGTTTACAAAAATGCCTTGCATCCCGGGATTCCCTTTTGAAAAAAGAACCCTATTTTTCCACGATTATTAAGACATCGAAAAAAAACGGCCTCAATCCCCTATTGTTATTTGCCATCGCCGGCCATGAGCAAGCCTTTGTTCCTAGAAGTCACCCCGAGGCTAAGGTTATTGCCAATAATCCTTTCAATGTTTTTCAAAGCTGGCAGATTTATAACACCGATATTCAGAATGCCACGGAGGTTGCCTGTCGAACAATCATAACCCTTTCCAAGGACCGCCCCGTCTTTATGAATCCTTTTATCTGGCTTAACGGAAGGTACGCCGAAGATCCTAACTGGTGGCGAGGGGTTGAAGCCCTATTCAATCGTCTTATGGAAACCCAAAATGAACTAATACCGCCAGTTTAA
- a CDS encoding cell wall-binding repeat-containing protein, translated as MKKVVWLVLVVLLVFSGTIQGFAEQEEVVRLAGDNRYQTAVAISEEGWTTSEVVVLARGDGYADALAGVPLAYAYDAPILLTQTNRLNPDTLKEMERLQASKVIILGGEGAVSTEVQELLKSEGFMTERISGSNRYTTATKIAYELQQFLGVEGFDSAVMVYGQNFPDALAVASHAARLEQPIFLTNGREIHPEVEVALEELSVEEMAIIGGETVISDDILRELDGNRVAGVNRYETALAVAEHFQATGEQVYIATGLNFADAVTGGVLAAKNRSSLLLVSNRAMPESVRSYIDHHGLNMVILGGENAVPDFVWQEDEYGTIRWDGGRDDVFMGTYTGDLREGIPHGYGEWIGDEEGRSYVGQWKEGVRHGEGLYTWPNGDCYDGEYYYDTFHGYGELSLASGYLYQGYWEDGKEHGQGTASMNGFLTYEGIWDKGNWNLPETIGDRQDPSPPGVVWTLDRYDWWHGENRIEMQMLDLVSGPEAWEIVQRANMYNEAPPSGKEYVLVKFGVYVESTEDGGPLEINFTNFDVVSSDGVLYNDWLSVAGLDPRLDTEIYPGGYHEGWVPFIVRENDHPVLAMDRGEGSEVWFDLRPRRVD; from the coding sequence ATGAAAAAAGTGGTATGGTTGGTACTGGTGGTCCTCTTGGTGTTTTCAGGGACGATTCAAGGCTTTGCGGAACAGGAGGAGGTGGTTCGCCTTGCGGGAGACAATCGCTATCAAACCGCAGTGGCAATCAGTGAAGAGGGATGGACGACCTCGGAGGTGGTGGTGCTTGCCCGGGGGGACGGATACGCCGATGCCTTAGCGGGGGTGCCTCTAGCCTATGCCTACGATGCACCAATTCTACTTACCCAAACCAATCGCTTGAACCCTGATACTCTAAAGGAGATGGAACGTTTACAGGCAAGCAAGGTAATCATCCTTGGGGGCGAAGGAGCTGTATCCACGGAGGTACAAGAACTACTAAAGAGTGAAGGGTTTATGACCGAGCGGATCAGTGGAAGTAATCGTTATACCACGGCAACGAAAATCGCTTATGAATTACAACAGTTCTTAGGTGTGGAAGGGTTCGATTCAGCGGTGATGGTTTACGGACAGAACTTTCCCGATGCCCTGGCAGTAGCCAGTCATGCCGCAAGACTGGAACAACCGATTTTTCTAACCAATGGTCGGGAGATTCATCCCGAAGTAGAAGTGGCCCTTGAAGAATTATCCGTTGAAGAGATGGCCATTATCGGAGGGGAGACCGTAATTTCCGATGATATTCTCAGGGAACTGGATGGAAATCGGGTAGCCGGTGTGAACCGTTATGAAACAGCCCTCGCCGTTGCGGAGCACTTTCAGGCAACGGGAGAACAGGTGTATATAGCAACAGGATTGAATTTTGCCGATGCGGTAACCGGCGGGGTATTAGCGGCGAAAAACCGTTCAAGTTTACTCTTGGTCAGTAACCGAGCCATGCCCGAAAGTGTTCGGAGCTATATTGATCATCACGGACTGAATATGGTGATATTAGGGGGCGAGAATGCGGTACCCGACTTCGTGTGGCAAGAGGATGAATACGGCACCATCCGCTGGGACGGTGGCCGGGATGATGTTTTCATGGGAACCTACACCGGTGATTTACGGGAAGGAATTCCCCACGGTTATGGAGAGTGGATTGGTGATGAGGAAGGCAGAAGCTATGTAGGTCAATGGAAGGAAGGGGTACGCCACGGCGAAGGCTTATATACGTGGCCAAATGGAGACTGCTATGATGGCGAATACTACTATGATACCTTCCATGGTTATGGGGAGTTGTCCTTGGCATCCGGGTATTTATATCAAGGATATTGGGAAGATGGTAAAGAACATGGGCAGGGGACGGCTTCCATGAACGGGTTTCTTACCTATGAAGGGATTTGGGATAAGGGAAACTGGAATCTTCCTGAGACCATCGGTGATAGACAGGATCCCAGTCCCCCAGGAGTTGTTTGGACACTGGACCGCTACGACTGGTGGCACGGAGAGAACAGGATAGAAATGCAAATGCTGGATCTGGTATCGGGACCGGAGGCCTGGGAGATTGTTCAGAGGGCAAACATGTATAATGAAGCGCCCCCTTCCGGGAAAGAATATGTTCTAGTGAAGTTTGGTGTGTACGTGGAAAGCACTGAGGACGGAGGTCCTTTGGAGATCAACTTCACCAACTTCGACGTGGTTTCTTCCGATGGCGTACTATATAACGACTGGCTATCCGTGGCGGGATTAGACCCAAGACTGGATACGGAAATATATCCGGGAGGATACCATGAGGGCTGGGTTCCTTTTATAGTAAGAGAGAACGACCATCCCGTGTTGGCCATGGACCGAGGGGAAGGTTCCGAGGTATGGTTTGATTTACGACCCCGACGGGTGGATTAA